From Aliarcobacter butzleri, the proteins below share one genomic window:
- a CDS encoding TonB-dependent receptor, giving the protein MKKIISLSLIATAILGANETTTLKDINVVEKANSELIKDISNEELKSADLADALMKNSPNISIVRRNGIANDIILRGQKKDNINILIDGAKIYGACPNRMDPPTSHIVTNNIESVKIIEGPYDVENFGTLSGLVKVDTVEPKEGFNGEINLNAGSFGYKKASTTISGGNNFVKALISASTEKGEQYKDGNGDNFLQQQIKRGVPKVQQYKNKDLDGFEKKSVLSKLQFNLTDDQDLKLSYTANRSDGILYPAGPMDADYDDSDIYTLGYTIRELGSLSKQLDLDYYYSKVDHPMSTKERNFFLNSNAMMRNMYMTNQLKTSVWGTTVKNSLDVGDSLVTVGLDTSVRNWRGGMYSTNINTGVTTPSDTNRMYSTDTTNKAVFTKIEKSFGALDLEAGMRYDYTDVETQRPNVDDNKYSSLNGYVFGAYNIDDESKVFAGIGKSSRVPDARELYQQTTASNPNLEDTKNYEADLGFEKTIGSFFIKPKIFYSELKDYIYNSGSFENIDAKIYGLDVSGFYYLTEDLSFDYGVAYLKGKKDGKYTGNDKDLAEITPLKANFAVNYEYAKSKFKAEVIAVDRWDSYDASAKEQELAGYAVVNLKYTQALFKHFEVTLGVDNLFDKVYNSTNTYQDITYVEVAGDRVLFNDPGRYGYVNLKYSF; this is encoded by the coding sequence ATGAAGAAAATCATCTCTTTGTCTCTTATTGCAACTGCTATATTAGGTGCAAATGAAACTACAACTTTAAAAGACATAAATGTAGTTGAAAAAGCAAATTCAGAGCTTATAAAAGATATTAGTAATGAAGAATTAAAAAGTGCAGATTTAGCTGATGCTTTGATGAAAAATTCTCCTAATATTTCAATAGTAAGAAGAAATGGTATAGCAAATGATATTATTTTAAGAGGGCAAAAAAAGGATAATATCAATATTTTAATTGATGGTGCAAAAATTTATGGAGCTTGTCCAAATAGAATGGATCCACCAACTTCTCATATTGTTACAAATAATATAGAGAGTGTAAAAATCATTGAAGGTCCTTATGATGTCGAAAATTTTGGAACTTTAAGTGGATTAGTAAAAGTTGATACAGTTGAACCAAAAGAGGGATTTAATGGGGAAATAAATCTAAATGCGGGTAGTTTTGGATATAAAAAAGCTAGTACAACAATCAGTGGAGGAAATAATTTTGTTAAAGCTTTAATTTCAGCATCAACTGAAAAAGGTGAACAATACAAAGATGGAAATGGCGATAACTTCTTACAACAACAAATAAAAAGAGGAGTTCCAAAAGTACAACAATATAAGAATAAAGACTTAGATGGTTTTGAAAAAAAGAGTGTTTTATCAAAACTTCAATTTAATCTTACAGATGACCAAGATTTAAAACTATCATATACAGCAAATAGAAGTGATGGTATTTTATATCCAGCAGGTCCAATGGATGCTGATTATGATGATAGTGATATTTATACTTTAGGATATACAATTAGAGAATTAGGAAGTTTATCAAAACAGCTTGATTTAGACTACTATTATTCAAAAGTTGATCATCCTATGAGCACAAAAGAGAGAAACTTTTTCTTAAATTCGAATGCTATGATGAGAAATATGTATATGACAAATCAATTAAAAACTTCTGTTTGGGGAACAACAGTTAAAAACTCTTTAGATGTTGGAGACTCTTTAGTTACAGTTGGACTTGATACGAGTGTTAGAAATTGGCGAGGAGGTATGTATAGTACAAATATAAATACTGGTGTGACTACGCCAAGTGATACTAATCGTATGTACTCTACAGATACAACAAATAAAGCTGTATTTACAAAAATTGAAAAATCATTTGGTGCTTTAGATTTAGAAGCAGGAATGAGATATGACTACACAGATGTAGAAACTCAAAGACCAAATGTTGATGATAATAAATATTCAAGTTTAAATGGATATGTTTTTGGTGCATATAACATAGATGATGAAAGTAAAGTTTTTGCTGGTATTGGAAAATCTTCAAGAGTTCCAGATGCAAGAGAACTTTATCAACAAACAACAGCTTCAAATCCAAATTTAGAAGATACAAAAAACTATGAAGCAGATTTAGGATTTGAAAAAACGATTGGAAGTTTCTTTATAAAACCAAAAATATTTTATTCAGAGTTAAAAGATTATATTTATAACAGTGGTTCATTTGAAAATATTGATGCAAAAATTTATGGATTAGATGTTAGTGGATTTTATTATTTAACTGAAGATTTATCTTTTGATTATGGAGTTGCTTACTTAAAAGGTAAAAAAGATGGGAAATATACAGGAAATGATAAAGATTTAGCAGAAATTACACCATTAAAAGCAAATTTTGCAGTAAATTATGAATATGCAAAATCTAAATTTAAAGCAGAAGTAATTGCTGTTGATAGATGGGATAGTTATGATGCAAGTGCAAAAGAACAAGAACTTGCTGGATATGCAGTAGTAAATTTAAAATATACTCAAGCATTGTTTAAACATTTTGAAGTAACTTTAGGAGTTGATAATTTATTTGATAAAGTTTATAACTCTACAAATACTTACCAAGATATTACATATGTTGAAGTTGCTGGAGATAGAGTTTTATTTAATGATCCAGGAAGATATGGATACGTAAATTTAAAATATAGCTTTTAA
- a CDS encoding GIY-YIG nuclease family protein has protein sequence MKKIPFYLLTNKLYTMSFKNYLNYLKEDILSSSWFKENCKNKNIKVKILSKDYCSKETKNCYFIYKEEKVYFYKLFLLKFEYKKEIKNNYHLKLLNINIKHETLFNLITMLFSSQKLFLDTGHYPNINFLDRKVFIETYVKEYNSYLDLSVLSKILNNTHYEQDGYIYKLSHLFPKKTFIYSLYIKILLSTKIDLKNDLEIAKQLFEIYNVKISRRTVCDIRNKYLIPNIKKIEEKNLTLYFNNFNNNRRLLNKENISTIENNLKGVYELSSNEKIFYPFAENKVIYIGSSNNLKKRLKTYTSKTAHTNDIKNFIKDNEKIYFRIIKTFDYQEYEKKLIDTFINLYGDLPRLNTQRILKEFIIAK, from the coding sequence ATGAAAAAAATCCCATTTTATTTACTTACAAACAAACTTTATACAATGAGTTTTAAAAATTATTTAAACTATTTAAAAGAAGATATTTTATCTAGTAGTTGGTTTAAAGAAAACTGCAAAAACAAGAATATTAAGGTAAAAATCTTATCTAAAGATTATTGTTCTAAAGAGACAAAAAATTGTTATTTTATATACAAAGAAGAGAAAGTTTATTTTTATAAACTTTTTTTATTGAAGTTTGAATATAAAAAAGAGATAAAAAACAATTATCACTTGAAGTTACTAAATATAAATATTAAACATGAAACTTTATTTAATCTAATAACAATGTTATTCTCTTCACAAAAATTATTTTTAGATACTGGACACTATCCAAATATAAATTTTTTGGATAGAAAAGTGTTTATTGAAACTTATGTAAAAGAATACAACTCTTATTTAGATTTATCGGTTTTATCAAAGATTTTGAATAATACTCACTATGAACAAGATGGTTATATTTATAAATTGAGTCATTTATTTCCTAAAAAAACTTTTATTTATTCTTTATACATAAAAATCTTATTAAGTACTAAAATTGATTTGAAAAATGACTTAGAAATAGCAAAACAACTATTTGAAATATATAATGTAAAAATATCAAGAAGAACAGTTTGCGATATTAGAAATAAATATTTAATTCCCAATATAAAAAAAATTGAAGAAAAAAATCTCACCTTGTACTTTAATAATTTTAACAATAATAGAAGACTTTTAAATAAAGAGAATATTTCTACAATAGAAAATAATCTAAAAGGCGTATATGAATTATCTTCAAATGAGAAGATTTTTTACCCTTTTGCAGAGAACAAAGTCATATATATTGGTTCATCAAATAACTTAAAAAAAAGACTAAAAACATATACTTCAAAAACTGCACATACAAACGATATTAAAAATTTTATAAAAGACAATGAAAAAATATATTTTAGAATAATCAAAACTTTTGATTATCAAGAGTATGAAAAAAAGCTAATTGATACTTTTATAAATCTTTATGGTGATTTACCAAGGCTTAATACTCAAAGAATTTTAAAAGAATTTATTATCGCAAAATAG
- a CDS encoding TonB-dependent copper receptor: MNRKRIILCLSLCTSLLLSEEKATEKKETSVLEKIEVVSIVESDNPLKVITDPKNPIQPIPASDGADFLKNIPGFSVKRKGGTDGDPIFRGMSGSKLGIFSDGQEVYGGCGGRMDPPTAYIFPESYDSVVITKGPQTVLAGSGFSAGVVQFEKNPKYYSTPDYDIYSSFKQGSFGRSDQFLDVSGGGPLGYAQLIATRSHSNDYKDGKGDIVNSEYTRWNTSLTLGYTPTDDTTFEISGSKGDGEAKYADRTMDASKLLRENISLKVIKYNLAKNVEKVEMQVYRNYVDHIMDNYSLREAPISSMTGKKVYSGMNPDRTTIGGNLKVTTEIPSLLLTNVSGIDFKEDEHTARSAMMKTSSSIADSDMRSAPRQTDFDFSQVGFFNESTIDINEDNRIVAGLRLDKHEVIDKRTKLGMLIYNNPNYNQTDKETLPSGFLRYEKDIPDYGLKTYIGFGHSERFADYWERTKYNLEGINNSNKANPNAITSIDIPEPEKTNQIDIGASWTNGDLTTSASMFYSKVDDYILNRWFDENGNTMTVPYGMGRTSYTTVSNIDATIYGGELSASYQITSDYKIIGSLTHVIGKNDTDDKPLAQQPPLEGKISAMYDNGKYSAGILARFISKQDRYDIGAGSIVMNGVDKGETPGASIFSINGGYKYNKNVSLNFGVDNLFDKAYMEHLSNSDVSSATTFMAQERIYEPGRNFWFELKTKF, from the coding sequence GTGAATAGAAAGAGGATTATTTTATGTTTATCTTTATGTACAAGTTTACTCTTATCAGAAGAGAAAGCTACTGAAAAAAAAGAGACATCTGTTTTAGAAAAAATAGAAGTTGTTTCTATTGTTGAATCTGACAATCCATTAAAAGTTATAACGGACCCTAAAAATCCAATTCAACCAATTCCAGCTAGTGATGGAGCTGATTTTTTGAAAAATATACCAGGTTTTTCTGTTAAAAGAAAAGGTGGAACAGATGGAGATCCAATATTTAGAGGAATGTCTGGTTCTAAACTTGGAATATTCTCAGATGGACAAGAGGTATATGGAGGATGTGGAGGAAGAATGGATCCACCTACTGCATATATTTTCCCTGAATCATACGATAGTGTAGTTATTACAAAAGGTCCTCAAACTGTATTAGCAGGTTCTGGTTTTTCTGCTGGTGTAGTGCAATTTGAAAAAAATCCTAAATATTATTCTACACCTGATTATGATATATATTCTTCTTTTAAACAAGGAAGTTTTGGAAGAAGTGATCAATTTCTTGATGTTAGTGGTGGTGGACCTTTAGGATATGCTCAGTTAATTGCAACTCGTTCACATTCAAATGATTATAAAGATGGTAAAGGTGATATTGTAAATTCTGAATATACAAGATGGAATACAAGTCTTACTTTAGGATATACACCTACAGATGATACTACTTTTGAAATTTCAGGTTCAAAAGGTGATGGTGAAGCAAAATATGCTGATAGAACAATGGATGCTTCAAAATTACTTAGAGAAAATATTTCATTAAAAGTAATAAAATATAATCTTGCAAAAAATGTAGAAAAAGTTGAAATGCAAGTTTATAGAAACTATGTTGACCATATCATGGATAATTACTCACTAAGAGAAGCTCCTATTAGTTCTATGACAGGTAAAAAAGTATATTCAGGTATGAATCCAGATAGAACAACAATTGGAGGAAATCTAAAAGTTACTACTGAAATACCATCTCTTTTATTGACAAATGTATCTGGTATAGATTTTAAAGAAGATGAACATACAGCAAGAAGTGCTATGATGAAAACATCTTCTTCAATAGCGGATAGTGATATGCGTTCTGCTCCAAGACAAACAGATTTTGATTTTTCTCAAGTTGGATTTTTTAATGAATCTACTATTGATATAAATGAAGATAATAGAATTGTTGCTGGACTTAGATTAGATAAACATGAAGTAATTGATAAAAGAACAAAACTAGGAATGTTAATTTATAACAATCCAAATTATAATCAAACAGATAAAGAGACTTTGCCAAGTGGATTTTTAAGATATGAAAAAGATATTCCAGATTATGGTTTAAAAACATATATCGGATTTGGACACTCTGAAAGATTTGCTGATTATTGGGAAAGAACAAAATATAACCTTGAAGGTATAAATAATTCAAATAAAGCAAATCCAAATGCGATAACTTCAATAGATATTCCAGAACCTGAAAAAACAAATCAAATTGATATTGGTGCTAGTTGGACAAATGGTGATTTAACAACTTCAGCTTCTATGTTTTATAGTAAAGTTGATGACTATATTTTAAATAGATGGTTTGATGAAAATGGAAATACAATGACTGTTCCATATGGAATGGGTAGAACATCATATACAACAGTATCTAATATTGATGCAACTATTTATGGTGGAGAATTAAGTGCAAGTTATCAAATAACAAGCGATTATAAAATTATAGGATCATTAACACATGTTATTGGGAAAAATGATACAGATGATAAACCTTTAGCACAACAACCACCACTTGAAGGTAAAATATCTGCTATGTATGATAATGGAAAATATTCAGCTGGAATTCTTGCAAGATTTATTTCAAAACAAGACAGATATGATATTGGAGCAGGAAGTATAGTTATGAATGGTGTTGACAAAGGTGAAACTCCAGGTGCTTCAATCTTCTCTATAAATGGTGGATATAAATATAATAAAAATGTTTCACTTAATTTTGGAGTTGATAACTTATTTGATAAAGCATATATGGAACACTTAAGTAATTCAGATGTTTCAAGTGCTACAACTTTTATGGCTCAAGAAAGAATATATGAACCAGGTAGAAATTTTTGGTTTGAATTAAAAACTAAATTCTAA
- a CDS encoding PAS domain S-box protein, whose product MIKTIFIFLILFSNLFAYDTLISKSDYKIEMTKQPSFYKADLSAQEAYSKCKNNQFSILPSKAMSSEQDPEVTWFCFEIKNQNEQNLYLSFINISDSKIDFYKYKENELINISKERNDYLDRFTPHIFLEKNDTPITYLISIDSFIPYITSFLILQKDEILIQYLPNILLSCVYFGIFLSLFIYSTIQYFQIKEKAYIFYSLTLLIILILEIIIDGFIEINKVFLPLVKVFIFSSAFLFLNLFNLHFYNKNNSKSKLSFWTLFLIFVLFYIFLNIVINTDNFWLKIFFLFLLIILYFFIINTNIFKNYSPSIPYFIALIGYILGALISYLMYENLLPINFFFKNAYVFGGIWLMIFLAITLNDIIKKIVLEKNEITLKSKIQEKILFFQSKKLSLGELVGNVTHQWREPLSEVAAIQTNMKASLLLEPNLNKNKLLDLLEQNNSIIQYLSSTIDVFYRILENEDSINSKFNLKKEIENIEKLVFYIFKTENIRFDCEVDENIFILGDKNEFINALLNIVLNAKDTLIKRKIKNPWIKIKTSSNKNSFKIYIEDNAKGIKQTPISKIFDFGVSSKKNNIGLGLFITKRIIEERMKGKISVENSVNGALFIIEFFNEEYILNNENKSFYELEKSTLERISILEKKVEKQEELENNIKHWENIFNQTYWTVIVFFGMTSNIKMVNPAFHKMYGYMTDEIDKIDIDNLFFKDSKLEFELKRREAFEKSFSSTEIISIKKDSTTFPVQIDINVIKNENNEILYYVANIKDISEQEKIKNRLHLKQFMINHISEAIFLVDKENKVVFRNLIALENFGDTHNIPNQFGNWNIHWEKIKEKRIFLFESNLVKKDETLFPAEIVANYFLYDDKEYILYLIRDLTNQYKMQEKLTVLQKAIDSSKEAIYVIDDELNIKYINTTSCEMLGYNYEELLSKNMKEIDKHTSLEKLKRIREDVEKFGKRTFFTKHQTKYGDILDIEVTITKFTYNDMDLRLSIVKKI is encoded by the coding sequence ATGATAAAAACGATTTTTATCTTTTTGATTCTTTTTAGCAATTTATTTGCTTATGATACACTAATATCAAAATCAGATTATAAAATAGAAATGACAAAACAACCAAGTTTTTACAAAGCTGATTTATCTGCACAAGAAGCATATTCAAAATGCAAAAATAATCAGTTTTCTATCCTTCCATCTAAAGCTATGAGTTCAGAACAAGATCCTGAAGTAACTTGGTTTTGTTTTGAAATCAAAAATCAAAATGAACAAAATTTATATTTGAGTTTTATAAATATATCAGATAGCAAAATAGATTTTTATAAATATAAAGAAAATGAATTAATAAATATTTCTAAAGAAAGAAATGATTATTTAGATAGATTTACTCCTCACATTTTTTTAGAAAAAAATGATACACCAATTACTTATCTTATCAGCATTGACTCTTTTATCCCTTACATTACATCATTTCTAATATTGCAAAAAGATGAAATACTAATTCAATACTTACCAAATATTCTACTTTCTTGTGTATATTTTGGGATTTTCTTATCTTTATTTATTTATAGCACAATACAATATTTCCAAATTAAAGAAAAAGCATATATTTTTTATTCACTAACTTTATTGATTATATTAATTTTGGAGATTATTATTGATGGCTTTATTGAAATAAATAAAGTCTTTTTACCTTTAGTAAAAGTATTTATTTTTAGTAGTGCATTTTTATTTTTAAATCTATTTAATCTGCACTTTTATAATAAAAATAACTCAAAAAGTAAACTCTCTTTTTGGACACTTTTTTTAATATTTGTTTTATTTTACATTTTTTTAAATATAGTTATTAATACTGATAATTTTTGGTTAAAAATATTTTTTCTTTTTTTATTGATTATTTTATATTTTTTTATAATAAATACAAATATCTTTAAAAATTATTCTCCATCAATTCCTTATTTTATTGCATTAATTGGTTATATTTTAGGTGCACTTATAAGTTATTTGATGTATGAAAATTTACTACCAATTAATTTCTTTTTTAAAAATGCTTATGTTTTTGGAGGAATTTGGTTGATGATTTTTCTAGCTATTACTTTAAATGATATTATCAAAAAAATTGTTTTAGAAAAAAATGAAATTACCTTAAAATCTAAAATTCAAGAAAAAATTTTGTTTTTCCAATCTAAAAAGCTGTCTTTGGGAGAATTAGTTGGAAATGTTACTCATCAATGGAGAGAACCGCTTTCTGAAGTTGCTGCAATTCAAACTAATATGAAAGCTTCACTTCTTTTAGAACCAAATTTAAATAAAAATAAACTTTTAGATTTGTTGGAACAAAATAATAGTATTATCCAATATCTTTCAAGTACAATCGATGTTTTTTATAGAATTTTAGAAAATGAAGATAGTATTAATTCAAAATTTAATTTAAAAAAAGAGATAGAAAATATTGAAAAATTAGTTTTTTATATTTTTAAAACTGAAAATATTAGGTTTGATTGTGAAGTAGATGAAAATATTTTTATTTTAGGTGATAAAAATGAGTTTATAAATGCTTTGTTAAATATAGTTTTAAATGCAAAAGATACTTTAATAAAAAGAAAAATAAAAAATCCTTGGATAAAAATCAAAACATCATCGAATAAAAATAGTTTTAAAATCTATATTGAAGATAATGCAAAAGGAATAAAACAAACTCCTATTTCTAAAATTTTTGATTTTGGAGTATCATCAAAAAAGAATAATATTGGATTAGGATTATTTATTACAAAAAGAATAATTGAAGAGAGAATGAAAGGAAAGATTTCAGTTGAGAATAGTGTAAATGGAGCTCTTTTTATAATCGAGTTTTTTAATGAAGAATATATTTTAAATAATGAAAATAAATCATTTTATGAATTGGAAAAATCAACTTTAGAAAGAATATCAATTTTAGAAAAAAAAGTTGAAAAACAAGAAGAATTAGAAAATAATATAAAGCATTGGGAAAACATTTTTAATCAAACTTATTGGACAGTAATAGTTTTTTTTGGTATGACTTCAAATATAAAGATGGTAAATCCAGCTTTTCACAAAATGTATGGTTATATGACTGATGAGATAGATAAAATAGATATAGACAATCTTTTTTTTAAAGATTCAAAACTTGAGTTTGAACTTAAAAGAAGAGAAGCTTTTGAAAAAAGCTTCTCTTCAACTGAAATAATAAGTATAAAAAAAGATAGTACAACTTTTCCTGTACAAATAGATATAAATGTTATAAAAAATGAAAACAATGAAATTCTTTATTATGTTGCAAATATAAAAGATATAAGTGAACAAGAAAAGATAAAAAATAGACTTCATTTAAAACAATTTATGATTAATCATATTAGTGAAGCTATTTTTCTAGTTGATAAAGAAAATAAAGTAGTCTTTAGAAATTTAATAGCTTTAGAGAATTTTGGTGATACCCACAATATTCCAAATCAATTTGGAAATTGGAATATACATTGGGAAAAAATAAAAGAAAAAAGAATTTTTTTATTTGAATCAAATTTAGTAAAAAAAGATGAGACTTTATTTCCAGCAGAAATTGTTGCAAATTATTTTTTATATGATGATAAAGAGTATATTTTATATCTTATAAGAGATTTAACAAATCAATATAAAATGCAAGAAAAATTAACTGTATTACAAAAAGCAATAGATAGTTCAAAAGAAGCAATTTATGTAATTGATGATGAGTTAAATATAAAGTATATAAATACAACTTCTTGTGAAATGTTAGGATATAACTATGAAGAATTATTGTCTAAAAATATGAAAGAAATTGATAAACATACATCTTTAGAAAAACTAAAAAGAATTAGAGAAGATGTTGAAAAATTTGGTAAAAGAACTTTTTTTACTAAACATCAAACAAAATATGGAGATATTTTAGATATCGAAGTAACTATCACAAAATTTACTTATAATGATATGGATTTAAGATTATCTATTGTAAAAAAAATCTAA
- a CDS encoding methyl-accepting chemotaxis protein yields MFNLKSLYFRMTIVHYLGIIILPLNAILFTTSTISQIVQIIITLALIVHELDERKNGKLLSKELVNFLKNMDNKNVSFEINTSMASEYSEIKDVIDKREKELLQKEKEESLLIEEAKIVMTQVKHGIYSQIITSISSNNSLEEFKKSVNEMIVETREHFLNINSILEKYTNYDYKKKLELKRISSNGEFQHLVDAINKLKEAITQMLVENKINGITLQNSSKILLTNVDKLNLSSNEAANSLKNTSTVLSEITQNVDKTSTQTIQMSSLANAVIGYSKEGLNLAQKTTTAMDEINEKVSAINESITIIDQIAFQTNILSLNAAVEAATAGEAGRGFAVVAQEVRNLANRSTQAAYEIKKLVESANIKANNGKTIANEMIEGYTVLNTNIDKTIELISSVADISKEQQVGIVQINSAINILEQQIKANAEVSSQANNIAIKTSNIANTIVDTANQKEFEGKENI; encoded by the coding sequence ATGTTTAATTTAAAATCATTATATTTTAGGATGACAATAGTGCATTATTTGGGAATAATAATACTTCCTTTAAATGCTATTTTATTTACAACCTCCACTATTTCTCAAATTGTTCAAATTATTATTACTTTAGCTTTAATTGTGCATGAATTAGATGAGAGAAAAAATGGAAAATTATTATCAAAAGAGTTGGTTAATTTTTTAAAAAATATGGATAATAAAAATGTTAGTTTTGAAATAAATACTTCAATGGCAAGTGAATATTCTGAAATCAAAGATGTTATTGATAAAAGAGAAAAAGAGCTTTTACAAAAAGAGAAAGAAGAATCACTTTTAATTGAAGAGGCTAAAATAGTAATGACTCAAGTAAAACACGGGATTTATTCTCAAATAATAACTTCTATTAGCTCAAATAATTCACTTGAAGAGTTTAAAAAAAGTGTTAATGAAATGATAGTTGAAACAAGAGAACACTTTTTAAATATCAATTCTATTTTGGAAAAATATACAAATTATGATTATAAAAAAAAGTTAGAACTAAAAAGAATCTCAAGTAATGGAGAATTTCAACATTTAGTTGATGCTATAAATAAACTAAAAGAGGCGATTACTCAAATGTTGGTTGAAAATAAAATAAATGGTATAACTCTTCAAAATTCATCTAAAATTTTATTAACAAATGTTGATAAATTAAATTTATCTTCAAATGAAGCAGCAAATAGTTTGAAAAATACATCAACAGTTTTAAGTGAAATAACTCAAAATGTTGATAAAACTTCAACTCAAACTATTCAAATGTCAAGTCTTGCAAATGCAGTTATTGGTTATTCAAAAGAGGGATTAAATTTAGCGCAGAAAACAACAACTGCAATGGATGAAATAAATGAAAAAGTAAGTGCAATTAACGAATCAATAACAATCATCGACCAAATAGCTTTTCAAACAAATATCTTAAGCCTAAATGCAGCAGTTGAAGCTGCAACTGCTGGAGAAGCTGGACGTGGATTTGCTGTTGTTGCACAAGAGGTGCGAAATCTTGCAAATAGAAGTACACAAGCTGCATATGAGATAAAAAAACTTGTTGAATCAGCAAATATAAAAGCAAATAATGGAAAAACTATCGCAAATGAGATGATAGAAGGTTATACAGTTTTAAATACAAATATTGATAAAACAATAGAGTTAATAAGTAGTGTTGCAGATATTTCAAAAGAACAACAAGTTGGAATTGTACAAATAAATAGTGCAATAAATATTTTAGAACAACAAATAAAAGCAAATGCTGAAGTTTCATCTCAAGCAAATAATATAGCAATAAAAACTTCAAATATTGCAAATACAATCGTAGATACAGCAAATCAAAAAGAGTTTGAAGGAAAAGAAAATATTTAA
- a CDS encoding response regulator transcription factor, translating into MTKDLMLFKQKTVLFIEDDNIIKNQISEVLSMLFDEVFTSDNGKDGLELYKLHSPDLIISDIKMPIMDGLSLAEKIRNDDYNTPIILLTNFNEKEYLLNAANLSVDGYILKPFEFNNFITTIKKSLQRNLKNSEQFFLAEDLFFNFTTSELYYKNCVVHLGVKELELLKLLIENYPKTVTKDEIYSALWSYDEISESSIKNLILRIRKKIEQEIIVSVRGLGYRLEILNN; encoded by the coding sequence TTGACTAAAGATTTAATGCTTTTTAAACAAAAAACTGTTTTGTTTATAGAAGATGACAATATTATCAAAAATCAGATTAGTGAAGTTTTATCAATGCTATTTGATGAGGTTTTTACTTCAGATAACGGTAAAGATGGATTAGAATTATATAAACTTCATTCACCAGATTTAATAATCTCAGATATAAAAATGCCAATAATGGATGGATTATCTTTAGCTGAAAAAATACGAAATGATGATTATAATACACCAATAATTTTATTAACAAATTTTAATGAAAAAGAGTATTTATTAAATGCTGCAAATTTATCTGTTGATGGATATATTTTAAAACCTTTTGAATTTAATAATTTTATTACTACTATAAAAAAATCTTTACAAAGAAACTTAAAAAATAGTGAGCAATTTTTCCTTGCAGAAGATTTATTCTTTAACTTTACAACTTCAGAACTATATTATAAAAATTGTGTTGTACATTTAGGTGTTAAAGAGTTAGAGCTTTTAAAATTATTAATCGAGAATTATCCTAAAACTGTAACAAAAGATGAGATATATTCTGCACTTTGGTCTTATGATGAAATTTCTGAATCATCAATAAAAAATCTAATATTGAGAATTAGAAAAAAAATTGAACAAGAGATAATAGTTTCTGTTCGAGGTTTAGGTTATAGATTAGAAATTCTAAATAATTAA